Proteins co-encoded in one Ignavibacteria bacterium genomic window:
- the rny gene encoding ribonuclease Y: protein MDDLVIIIPMLLAAVSIFFYLGWYINNRFGKKSIAAAEDKGKEIVELAEEKAKHIVSNAEERATQLLKDADKEANNLKREKLLEVKDEWYKKKVEFDNDFNAKRQNLQSMEKQLSRREDEIDRKIELVRVKENDFKRIEQSISDKQRAIKQKEEELELLETEQNNRLERIANLTADEAKAMLLENMVQDAKMESQKLIKDIYEKAKSEAKKEAQKVVVQAIQRTAADYAVETTVSVLNIQSDEIKGRIIGKEGRNIRAFEAATGVDVIVDDTPEAVILSSFDPFRREVARVSLERLIADGRIQPARIEEVVEKVRIELEEEIYKIGENTVLQLGLHGMHNELVKLIGRMKYRSSYGQNILEHSVEVAYLTGIMAAELGLDVMLAKRSGLLHDIGKVLDKEIEGPHALIGYELTKKYRENAIVCNAVGAHHDDIEMEHPIAALVQSADAISGARPGARREPIEGYAKRLETLETIAKSFEGVAKTYAIQAGREVRVVVEHERIDDIYADKLAFDIAQKIESDMEYPGQIKVTVIREVRKFAIAK, encoded by the coding sequence ATGGATGATTTAGTAATTATAATCCCGATGCTTCTGGCAGCGGTTTCGATCTTTTTCTATTTGGGCTGGTACATAAACAACCGGTTTGGAAAGAAAAGCATCGCTGCAGCCGAAGACAAAGGGAAAGAGATCGTTGAACTTGCAGAGGAAAAAGCCAAACATATAGTTTCCAATGCCGAAGAGAGAGCTACTCAACTCCTTAAAGATGCGGACAAAGAAGCCAATAACCTCAAAAGAGAAAAACTTCTTGAGGTAAAAGACGAGTGGTACAAGAAAAAAGTGGAGTTCGACAACGACTTTAATGCAAAAAGGCAGAATCTCCAAAGCATGGAGAAACAGCTTTCGCGTCGTGAGGATGAAATCGACAGAAAGATTGAGCTGGTTCGTGTAAAAGAGAACGATTTTAAACGAATTGAACAGTCGATCAGTGACAAACAGAGAGCCATAAAGCAGAAGGAAGAAGAGCTTGAACTACTTGAGACTGAACAAAATAACAGACTCGAGAGAATTGCAAATCTGACTGCAGATGAAGCTAAAGCCATGTTGCTGGAAAACATGGTGCAGGATGCCAAAATGGAATCTCAAAAGCTTATCAAAGATATCTACGAAAAAGCGAAATCGGAAGCCAAGAAAGAAGCTCAGAAGGTTGTAGTTCAGGCAATACAGAGAACCGCTGCAGATTATGCAGTGGAAACCACTGTGTCGGTTTTGAATATCCAGAGCGACGAAATCAAGGGAAGAATCATCGGCAAGGAAGGTCGCAATATCCGGGCATTCGAAGCAGCAACCGGTGTAGATGTGATTGTTGATGATACTCCGGAAGCGGTTATACTCTCATCTTTCGATCCCTTTAGGAGAGAAGTTGCCAGAGTATCACTTGAGAGACTTATCGCCGATGGCAGAATCCAACCCGCTAGAATAGAAGAAGTGGTGGAAAAAGTCAGGATTGAACTTGAAGAGGAAATCTATAAGATAGGTGAAAACACGGTCTTACAGCTTGGACTTCACGGGATGCATAATGAGCTCGTTAAACTTATAGGCCGTATGAAATACAGATCTTCCTATGGTCAGAACATTCTCGAGCACAGTGTTGAGGTTGCTTATCTTACCGGAATCATGGCTGCTGAACTCGGTTTGGATGTTATGCTCGCCAAAAGATCAGGACTTCTTCACGATATCGGCAAGGTTCTCGACAAGGAAATCGAAGGACCACACGCTCTGATTGGTTACGAACTTACTAAGAAATATCGTGAGAATGCAATAGTTTGCAACGCAGTTGGTGCACACCATGATGATATCGAGATGGAACACCCGATTGCTGCACTTGTTCAGTCGGCAGATGCCATTTCAGGTGCCAGACCGGGCGCCAGAAGAGAACCAATAGAAGGTTATGCAAAGCGTCTCGAAACCCTGGAAACCATTGCCAAATCGTTCGAGGGTGTGGCAAAAACCTATGCCATCCAGGCAGGCAGGGAAGTAAGAGTAGTGGTGGAACACGAAAGGATTGATGATATATATGCAGATAAACTCGCGTTTGATATTGCTCAGAAGATTGAGTCCGACATGGAATATCCCGGTCAGATTAAGGTCACCGTTATTCGTGAAGTAAGAAAATTTGCAATCGCAAAATAA